The Pyrus communis chromosome 8, drPyrComm1.1, whole genome shotgun sequence region GTCTTGACTTTCCCTTTATGGTCATACGCGTGCATGCTTTGCATTACCAAATGATAACTTGTAACGAGACAGGTTGTGATCCCATGCCCGATGCCATGAATAGAATGGACACATTCTTCGGTTCTCTGTGTGAACTTATCCGAAAGGTTGGAaaagattaaaaagaaaaaatggattCCATCTTTGGGCTTCAAATGGTAGCATGTCAGCAATAGTAAGAGTAGGGATGTGTAAAACAGTGTCACAAGGAAAGCTTAGATGTATATAGaagattgaataaaataaaggaaatttAATAGGGGGCTACAGCCCCTACTAGTAATTAGTTGGGTCCGCAAGCGGTGCACAAGTTTGTGGTCGGCTATGACCATTCAATTATTCTGCCCTTAGAGAAACAAGTAGGAGAATCACTTTCTGCTTCTTTATCTGTTCCTGCCTTGTGATGTTTTCATTCCTCCTTTCATGTTTTGCAGCCAAAGATTGATAATGATTCTCTTGAGGGATTTGCCACCGAATGCCCGCGCATTACAGTAAATCCAAAGCCATCACCCTTCGGATTAAGGGGAACCCAAGTTCCCAGGGAGGCATTCCCAGACATCCAATTGGATGATTCTGTTGTCAAGGATATTGATCCCAAAACATGGGCGGTGCGTGGTTTTACACCAAAGGCAATACATTCATCTCTTTCCAGCTCCGTGGAGTTGTCTGTGGCTGAAAAGTTTAGACGTGCATTTGAGGAAAGGGATACTCGGTTAGCCCCCAAGAGAGCCAAAAATGCAAGGCAGCATCAGCGACGTGCGGAGAGAGACTGGGTGATGACGGATACCAGAGCAAAGGCAGTCGCTCTAGCCTCACGAGCGAGCAGATCTCTACACAGTTGGAACTAGCACATATTGTTTGTTTGCATTACCTTCAAATGTACCAGGTTTTCGTCAACTTTGCTGCTAAATGAATGTGTTGTACTGTTCGTGGCTTATGCACATGCAACTAGTAATTTCAAGaagggagctttaatgaaaatggcttggacTAAGtttaatttaaccaaaaaccatcataaactattattttgCTAGTTTAGTGTggattattttggtttagtttaaaaaatagtgtgggttattagTATCGCATGCTACCAAATTAAATTTCAGATTgtgccaaaaccaaaataatCGGTTCCAATGAACCAACCTGCAGGTATTTTCACGCAACCCTAAAAACAAGGACAAGCAATGcacattaatttttaattacaaaacaaataacactaCAACCTcacattaatttttaattagaaaacAAACCCAGATAACCAAATTTAGTAATACCACAATCCCTCTCTTATTTCACTACTAAATTACAGTCTTTctaaaaacacaagaaaataaACCTAACATTGTGTTTGGAttactaaaaattttcaaaatgacataaacaaaaatgacggaattttattttctagaatttgtaaattttcttctttgttaacctaaaaaaatacaagggaattttttgtttttaaattctcaCTCATAGAAATTTGGAAATAACACCTATTCATGATAATTAAACTAGGGAGTTAgagtcccaaattccaagttttttttctacttggaaattctaaatttctatgtttatgaatccaaataagAGAATTGATATATGTTAATCTATAATTCTGGTTTTTGACAAATTCCATATTTATTTCCTTCGTCCAAACGTTGTGTAAAGAGTTTTAGAAAGAGGAAGGTCATCATAATCTGCATCACTTTCATTAGGAAATTGTCCAAGGCCTTGTCTTATCTTCCAATGGTGATCGTATATCTTGCCTCACGCAGTATATGGTTTGCCcagtgtttgaatttttttttctatacgATTGAATTTCTGTGGAAAtatggaaaaaaattaaagaaaagataTGAAGGGGGAGGTGACGTCTAAACTTCATAAGATACTGgaaaaattcttaaatttcGGCTAAAATAGATAGATTTCATCGATATTTCCTATATATCAGTAAATTATCGACAAAATTCCATATGATATTTTCCTAAAGCTTCATTTTAAATGTCCACATTTTTTAGtaaatttccatcatttctATCAAAGGCAACGATATCTATATCAATATATCCAttgatattttcacaaatttacatatcgatatttttaccgataccaatattttaaacattgggCGTGCCTCAACTCAAACTGACACATACAAATTTTTTTAGCGTCCACCAATCAAAGAATTTAAGAATGTTATGTTTATATGCATCATAAGAAGTAAGGACTAGTGAGAATATGTAGATGTACGTTGTTGGTTTGAAATACAACACGCTTTGTATTTCGAAGGTCGAATTCAGTACCATGATACCACAAGCACTCTGCTGGTAAGTGAATGTCAACATTGAATTGAGTGCCATGATACCACAAGCACTCAAGCATGACATCTTAGTCAAAAACATCAACTCTCAAGTCACTTCACTTTTTCGATTCTCATTTGCTTACTGCTATTGCTTTCAGGTTGAACTTCAGTTTTTTATTAGATAATGTGCAAACTGTGGAACATAATGGCCTGGTTAAAAAGAAGAGAATCGGAATCAGTTGCTTATTCATTTTTGTTCTTGTAAATATGATCACATGATCAGAAAGAGTTGTGCAAACATGCCAGATTTAGAAACAAAGAAGCATACAACAGTGTAACATTCTATCTGTATAACAAAAAAGTAGAAACAAACCACACAAACTCCCTCTATCTGCACAGAATAATTAATGACGTTTAACGATTACAGCATAGAGCTTCTTCACAATGATATTTTGGAACTGAGAAAGTGCATTGCTCCACGGCACATTAGACAACAATGAACCAAGAACAATCCAAAACCCGAATGCAAATCCAAGCCCCAAACTCAGATAGAACCCGCCATCTTCAAGTAAATGACCTTCTCCATGCTTCTCATCACCTACAGGTGGCATTGCCTCTTTTGTACTGTGACACTCTTCCAATGGAGGTCCGCAAAGTTTATTGCCGGCATAACTAGACATATCAAAGCTCTGAAGCTGAGTGCCCTTCGGAATCTGCCCTATCAGATTGTTATAGGACAAATTCAAATAGTTGAGAAATGTCAAGTTCGAGATGCTAGGAGAAACTTCGCCACAAAGTTGGTTCATGGACAAATCAAGCGACTCTAACATTCTCATATCACCGATTTTGGAAGGTATTCTTCCCGTCAAAAGATTATCGGATAAATTCAACGTTTGTAAGCTAATGAGGCTGGTCAGCTCTTCCGGGATTTCTCCAGTTAACATGTTGTTGGAAAGGTCCAAACTAGCTACCAACCGAAGCATTGTGTTATAGTTCACTTCTCTACCTTTGGTCACAAAAACTGCAGTCTCTGTGTAGGATTCCCCAAAAAGACCAAAACCGAAAAAAGAAGCATCCAAGAATTGAATACTAGTAAGTCCTTCGCTTGAAGAGGTATTGGCCATGGATGACAAATTTTGGAAACATCTGGGTATCGTTCCCGAGATATTGTTATGCGCAAGGTCCAAGATTTGGAGATTTGTGAGACTACAAAGCTTATAAGGAATGGCGCCATGGAACTGATTTGAACGAAGACTCAGAACTACCAAGCTTTGGCCAAACCATAATGGAAAGCTTCCAGCAAACTTGTTTCCACCAAGGTCAAGAAGTAACAATTGCTCACAGTTTTGTAGGGACACAGGTAATTCTCCAGATAGCTTATTATTGCGCAAGTGCAAAGATTGAAGGGAAATTAGGTCCCCGATAGAGCTTGGAATTTTCCCCGTCAACTTGTTGTCTTCTAAATTCACAACTGTCAAGTTTGGCCAGTGTAACCTACAATCAGGAATTTCTCCAGTGAGGAGATTGTTGCCAAGATGAAGAACAAGAAGGTTTTTAGGTACATCGCTCCTATCACAAAGTAAGTGAGAGAGAGTTCCCGAAAatgatgaattggaaagatCAAGTGTAGACATTGCCGAAGACACAAGAGGCAATGAACCATTGAACTGGTTAGACCTTAAGTCAATTAGGATTCCTGAAACTTGGGGATCGAAACGCTGTTGTTTTGGCCAGTTGGCGGAAACTATGTTTGGAATCTCGCCGGACAACTGATTACGCGAGAGATCCACAAAATATGCATCATTCGAATAAATGTTCCAAAACCAAATGGGAATGGTACCTGAAATTCCTGTATTGGACATGTTAAGAGCCGACAAATGTTTTTGACTCTTGAGCCACGCAGGCAACTCTGATGGGTCCAGATGCAAAGAACTTAAAGTCAAGATAGAAAGTTGAAAAGGAGGAAGCCAGTCTGGGCTGGTTTTAAGAGTCAAAGAGTTCTCATTTGCAAAAAAGTTAATCAATCTTGTAAGATTAGTAAAATGAACTTCAGAGACAACACCCTCGAATGAATTGTTATCAATGGCCAACTCCTCTAAGAGTGATAGATTTCCTAAAGACACTGGAACAGGACCTGATATTGAATTATTTGAAAGATAAAGATAACGTAAATTTTTGAAACTTTCAAGTTGATCAGATAAATGACCTGAAAAATTATTATCCAACAAATCTAAATAATATATTTGACCAGAACTACATCGAGACAAACTTTCAAAGATTGCTGATACCCTCCCCCTAAAATTGTTCGATGATAGATCAATAGCAGTCAACTTACAAAGATTTCCCAAAGAGTTTGGGATTTCCCCTTCAAGCTGATTGCTACCCAATTTAAGATCAACAAGGGTTGTCAAGTTTCCAAGGGAACTCGAAATTTCACCATGGAAAGCATTatgagaaagaaagaggaaCTCAAGATGGCCCAAACTGTACAACCATTTAGGTATGGTAGAGTTGAAATGGTTCCGGTGCAGATGAAGAACCTTAAGACTTGTCAAGTTCGCAATACCACTTGGTATGTGATAAAGTTCGCAGCTAGACAAATGCAACTCGACTAGCAGAGAAGGGAGTGTATTTTCTTGTAACCAATGAGATGCGTTGGTAAGATCTACAGAACTCATGTCAAGATGTTTCAACAGAGAAAGACCAGAGAGCCATTTGAGATTCTCGACCATCGAACCAAAGTTGTGAGAAAGGTCGAGATAACGCAGACTCGAGAGATTCCCCAACTGATGAGGAATGGTTCCATTGAACCCTGCATACGAGAGGTCAAGATATCTTAAACCTTTAAGAGAACCTAGAAAGCTAGGAATCTGTAGTCCTTCAAAATTATTGTGGCTCAAGTTCAAGTAGCTGAGATGCTTTAAATTGAGTAGAGAAGGATTTACCTTACCACCCAAACCATGTTCCTCACCAGTTTCTTGATCATAATTACCAGCAAGGTGGAGCTCATGGACATGACCGATTAAATTATCGCAGGCAACACCGATCCAGTTACAACAATCGCTTGCACCACCCCAGGAGGAAAGCATATTTGACGGATCATCAAGATCTTTCTTGAACAGAAGAAGTGCTTGTCTCTCATTTTCTTTGCAAGGCACATACAGGTCCCCTTTGCATAAGCTAACTGTAAAAGACGCAATGCATAGGAGAAAGCTGACTAGTGAACCAACTCTCATGACTCTATCCATATAGATATCAAGTAGGTGATGGATGTGAGTAATGAGTAATTTAGAGTGCTAATatcctatatatatacacacattaGTAAAGAGTACAGGTCAAAACTCGGCCCTactcttaattaatttatatatatatatttatattttatttgaacaaatgatattaccTACATTGAGAAGGTAGGAGAGTGGACTAAATCTTActatgagctagtaataatattatttaaatacgctttttgaaataattgaatttaaaatctcttacttataagtaagaaaGAATACCATTAAACCGACAAAAACCTTAGACAAAGTTGTcatggaaaattttataaggtagtcaaaactcaaaagcatGTGGTTGCAATAGTTGATCCacttaattagttttatgaaaTACGTGTTCTTTTTGTGGAATGAGCAGTCATCCACTTAATTAGATGAATATTTCTTAACAAAAGTTAACAACGACTTAGTGCCTTgaaaatagaataaaataaaataaacttcaTCAATTTTTCGTCATTCATCTCTTTTAATAGTAGATAATGTTCTTCCTTGATTTATAGATCAGCTAATAGGAGGGGAGAAAAATGAACAAGATATTTGGAATTAAAATAAGTTTGGGCTTGTACAAGAACTAAAtacctttgtttcattcaaggCCTAAtgaatggtttttcttttttcttgtgcaaacgatattatctacactaagggaagggggtgagcttagcctcacaatgaactcacaataatgttgttcaaattcgtctttggcaagaatcaaatcttaaacctctcacttataagtgaagataaATATTGAATCTAAAACCACCACCGGGTCAACCTCTCTCCTTTCCACCACGACTTGGTCCACCTCTCTCCTTTCCACCACCACTTggtccacctctttccaccacCACATAATTCCCGATtttcatttaagttttttaatccaAATTCTTATTGATATGatgttaaaaattgaaattaatgtgtattggatgaaaattttggatTCACAATAGACTATAGTTATTGATATGACTTGCAAGAAAACTACATAGAGTTTTCCCCTTTTTGTTCATGTGCTAGTATAACTCATATGCATTAGTAATGAATAGAATAAGGCCCTAGAAAGGGATaccatttatgtttttttatatgcaaaaagtgttctattgataaggaaACTGtcataaaacattttaaaattataaaaccacATCATAGACAAATTTAATCTTTGTAGTTTGTACTGTTGTTTCGTCTAAATTTTTTGAAACTTTTATATTGAAATCACACAACATTTTAATCATGGATATGCCATTGCATcataagcatttttttttatctttctaaAAAAAGTAATTTCAAAATGGCTCTTAAAGATCTATAATACACATATTAGTGTGTATAAGCCCAATCTCAGACCAATCcactacttgcatatataatcATATATCTCATAATATTAAGTATCTCTCACTTTTACCAATACAAAGAGCTACCTTTTTCTAGATCCATCCCCACAAAGACGGTAGACAAAGTCGTTAAGGAAAAATTTACAAGTTAGTCAacagaaattaagaaaaaaaggatGGTCGATCCCCAAAACAAATTCCAGACAATGATAGTTCATTgtttaaaacctctcacttataagtgaagatgaatattgATTCTACAACCACTACCGGGTCAACCTCTCTCCTTTCCACCACCACTTGGTCCACCTCTCTCCACCACCACATAATTCCAGATtttcatttaagttttttaatccaAGTTCTTATTGATATGatgttaaaaattgaaattaatgtgtattggatgaaaattttggatTCACAATAGACTATAGTTATTAATATGACTTGTAAGAAAACTACATAGAGTTTTCCCCCTTTTGTTCATGTGCTGGAATAGCTCATATGCATTAGTAATGAATAGAATAAGGCCCTAGCAAGGGATaccatttatgtttttttatatgcaaaaagtgttctattgataaggaaATTGtcataaaacattttaaaattatgaaaCCACATCGTAGACATATTTAATCTTTGTAGTTTGTACTGTTGTTTTGTCTAAATTTTTCGAAACTTTTATATTGAGATCACACAACATTATAATCATGGATTTGCCATTGCATcataagcatttttttttttttaaagagcaATTTCAAACTGGCTCTTAAGGATCTATAATACACATATTAGTGTGTATAAGCCCAATCTCAGACCAATCcactacttgcatatataattatatatctaTATTATGTATCTCTCACTTTTTCCAACACAAAAAGCTACCTTTTTCTAGATCCATCCCCACAAAGACGGTAGACAAAGTCGTTATGGAAAAATTTACAAGTCAGTcaataaaaattaagataaaaagGATGGTCGATCCCCAAAACAAATTCCAGACAATGATAGTTCATTGtctaaaacctttcacttataagtgaagatgaatattgAATCTAAAACCACCATCGGGTCAACCTCTCTCCATTCCACCACCACTTGGTCCACCTCTCTCCACCACCACATAATTccatttaagttttttaatccaAATTCTTATTGATATGatgttaaaaattgaaattaatgtgtattggatgaaaattttggatTCACAATAGATTATAGCTATTGATATGACTTGTAAGAAAACTACATAGAGTTTCCCGTTTTTGTTCATGTGCTGGTATAACTCATATGCATTAGTAATGAATAGAACAAGGCCCTAGAAAGGGATaccatttatgtttttttatatgcaaaaagtgttctattgataaggaaACTgtcaaaaaacattttaaaattataaaaccgcATCGTAGACAAATTTAATCTTTGTAGTTTGTACTGTTGTTTCGTCTACATTTTTTGAAACTTTTATTTTGAGATCGCACAACATTATAATCATGGATCTGCCATTGCATcataagcaattttttttctttctaaaaaaaGCAATTTCAAAATGGCTCTTAAAGATCTATAATACACATATTAGTGTGTATAAGCCCAATCTCAGACCAATCCACTGCTTGCATATATAATCATATATCTCATAATATTATGTATCTCTCACTTTTTCCAATGCAAAGAGCTACCTTTTTCTAGATCCATCCCCACAAAGACGGTAGACAAAGTTGTTATGGAAAAATTTACAAGTCAGTCAACAGAAATTAAGATAAAAAGGATGGTCGATCCCCAAAACAAATTCCAGACAATGATAGTTCATTgtttaaaatctctcacttataagtgaagatgaatattgATTCTAAAACCACCACCGGGTCAACCTTTCTCCTTTCCACCACCACTTGGTCCACCTCTCTCCACCACCACATAATTCTCGATtttcatttaagttttttaatccaAGTTCTTATTAATATGatgttaaaaattgaaattaatgtgtattggatgaaaattttggatTCGCAATAGACTACAGTTATTGATATGACTTGTAAGAAAACTACATAGAGTTTTCCCCCTTTTGTTCATGTGCTGGTATAGCTCATATGCATTAGTAATGAATAGAATAAGGCCCTAGCAACGGATACCATTTATGTTTTCTTATATGCAAAaagtgttctattgataaggaaACTGtcataaaacattttaaaattatgaaaCCACATCGTAGACAAATTTAATCTTTGTAGTTTGTATTGTTGTTTCGTCTAAATTTTTCGAAACTTTTATACTGAGATCACACAACATTATAATCATGGATCTGCCATTGCATCAtaagcataattttttttttatttgtttttaaaagaGCAATTTCAAACTGGCTCTTAAGGATCTATAATACACATATTAGTGTGTCTAAGCCCAATCTCAGACCAATCcactacttgcatatataattatatatctaTATTATGTAGCTCTCACTTTTTCCAATGCAAAGAGCTACCTTTTTGTAGATTCATCCCCACAAAGACGGTAGACAAAGTCGTTATGGAAAAATTTACAAGTCAGTCAATAGAAATTGAGATAAAAAGGATGGTCGATCCCCAAAACAAATTCTAGACAATGATAGTTCATtgtctaaaacctctcacttataagtgaagatgaatattgAATCTAAAACCACCATCGGGTCAACCTCTCTCCATTCCACCGCCACTTGGTCCACCTCTCTCCACCACCACATATTTccatttaagttttttaatccaAATTCTTATTGATATGatgttaaaaattgaaattaatgtgtattggatgaaaattttggatTCACAATAGATTATAGTTATTGATATGACTTGTAAGAAAACTATATAGAGTTTTCCCCTTTTTGTTCATGTGCTGGTATAACTCATGTGCATTAACAATGAATAGAATAAGGCCCTAGAAAGGGATaccatttatgttttttttatatgcaaaaaagtgttctattgataaggaaACTGtcataaaacattttaaaattataaaaccacATCGTAGACAAATTTAATCTTTGTAGTTTGTACTGTTGTTTCGTCTAAATTTTTCGAAACTTTTATATTGAGATCACACAACATTATAATCATGGATCTGCCATTGCTTCATAAgcatatttaaaaattaaaaaaaaaaagaaaaaaaaaagcaatttgaAACTTGCTCTTAAAGATCTATAATACACATATTAGTGTGTATAAGCCCAATCTCAGACCGATCCActacttacatatataattatatatctcATAATATTATGTAGCTCTCACTTTTTCCAATGCAAAGAGCTGCCTTTTTCTAGATCCATCCCCACAAAGACGGTAAACAAAGTTGTTATGGAAAAAATTACAAGTCAGTGAAATTACGATAAAAAGAATGGTTGATCCCCAAAACAAATTCCAAACGATGATAGTTCATTACCAATGTAGTTGAAATCAGGCACACTAGCAATAATTGTTCAACTTGAGTGGGCTAGAAACCCAAACAACAATTCTGTAGGGAGTATTATATTCCAATGATGGTTCTTCCGATAAGAGTCTTTGAAATACGCAttttgtttgatgaatgagtagCTAAgcccactcttttttttttctttttttttttgagcgaAACGATAGCGAAGTAAGTTAAATGTTAAATATTAGATTAGTCACCAACGAGATTAGAACTCACGCTGTCATGTAAGGGTACAATATCTTTCCACTATTATGATAAATGACCACCTGCCAAACTGGGCCCACTCTTAATTAGTTTTAAGAAAACATTTTCCATAAGAGAATTGAACTATTTACCTGCCAACTACCCTTAAGATTGGAGGATTCAAATATCTTGAGGCTGAATCTATTTaaagctttttcttttttagttctTTATTATTTACGAAAAATTACATTCCACATCAAAGCTTTTCGTCAACCATAGtaaataatttagtttattaggagctttatatatatatatataggtaaaaACTTTCATTATATTTCAAGGAACTCCACTAGATTTTAAACATGTCATGAgagacaaaaacataaaaacaattaaagttCAACCTAAAAACATGGAACTAATACTTTAAAATGCTAACCATACCCCTAAGGCATTAGGAAAACAGCCCTAACaactccaacaaaattaatatgtgcCATAAACTCAACTCatcatcgaccatttttgcagaattagttcaacTCGTCCTCGactatttttgtagaatcaTTTCAACCCTTCTTCAACCATTTatgcaaaatcaattcaatcaGCCCTCGACCacttttgcaaaatcagttcaacttGTCGTTgactatttttgcagaatcagttcatcATATCCTCAACaatttttgcagaattagttcaacccatcctcgaccatttttgcaaaatcagttcatcCCATCATCAaatatttttgcagaatcagttcatcCCGttctcgaccatttttgcaaaatcagttcaacctgTCGTCATCATATGTCACCATGCCTATGTGTGTACATTTGTTGTCATCCATTTAAAAACTCACCAATACACCAACTACTGTTTTCAAACTTACTCAGCTTAGTATTGTTCTTCATATTAGTGATTTAATAAAGTTGgtcattttttctattttaattttattgccaGTGAGTTGTGGATTTGAGATTCAATTCGACATTGAACAaactaatatataaaaaaactaTTAACAAAAAACCAATATTATCTTGAAAAGTAAAAAGATTTCAACTATTTTGATTGCAATTGTTAACCACAGACAaatcaaattatcaaaaaaatttcttttaaattgtgACTATAAAACCACACCATTTACTGGATCTCCAATAGTGCATATTGGCTGAATAGTGGCCCCAAACAAAGAGAAATTATTCTAGGTTCCGGGCTCGTTAGCTAACATGGAGTCCACCAACCATAACTTGACACTTCTTCATTTTTACCACCAACCCACAacttaaaggaaaaaaaaaaaaacattttgggTTTGCGCCCCACTAgtctctccttcctctctcaTTCTTCTGGAAACTGAAAGAGCAAAAAAGATTTTTGCATTTACATTATTCAAAATCTATTTGATTTCAGAATTATGATGTCTCTTTCAAATCATATTTCAGTTGGCATGACTAGAGAAAAAGAAGCACAAGGTATGAAAATCATATTTAAATATGAAGATTGGAGTTTCGGGTGGGTGTTCATGGTGGTGGGCATGATGTGGTTGTTGGGTGGAAGGAATCAATATCAAGTGGGTGGTCTTGGAAGTGGCAGGGACGGACATTTGGATGCAAGTGGTGATGATTTTTACCTTTTAGTTTCctagagaagggagagagaggaaggcGAGATAGTGGGGCGAACCCCAATATGTTTTTTTTGATAATTCTTTAAATTGTGGGTTGTGTGAAAAATGTGGTGGTGGAATTCCTGGTCAGCTAATGAGCCGGATGAATTggaaccaatatatatatattttttttttaaaaagagagagaatggacAATAAATGAAGAGataaaagtgtgaaaaaaatcTTTTCTACTATAAAGGATAATTTTGTAACTTACACTCTAGATAACAAAAAGGCAATGATATCATATTTCACAAGTATTAACTTTTGTCTCACCTCATAATGTTTAAAAGTTGTTGTCTTAATAtacaattaagtattaaaagtgTACTCTGTGTAATATACTCTATGtgtaatttttccttttccattaCACTTTCTACTACGaatgaaacaaattaaaaaataatagaaaattcataaaaagtccctcaatttttttttattaaaaagttaTTGGATAACTTTAACATTTTTCTATTATTAaggacttctttttttttttttttcaattcaaaccCCTCATAAAATGTGACTTgactcatttttgtttttttatctttataatataaaaaatgtctTTATTAATAAGAAAAGTTGATTAAGAGTTTtcgataaaataaaatatggaaCTTTTTATTAGTTCTcctaaaaataaacattt contains the following coding sequences:
- the LOC137743676 gene encoding receptor-like protein EIX1; amino-acid sequence: MDRVMRVGSLVSFLLCIASFTVSLCKGDLYVPCKENERQALLLFKKDLDDPSNMLSSWGGASDCCNWIGVACDNLIGHVHELHLAGNYDQETGEEHGLGGKVNPSLLNLKHLSYLNLSHNNFEGLQIPSFLGSLKGLRYLDLSYAGFNGTIPHQLGNLSSLRYLDLSHNFGSMVENLKWLSGLSLLKHLDMSSVDLTNASHWLQENTLPSLLVELHLSSCELYHIPSGIANLTSLKVLHLHRNHFNSTIPKWLYSLGHLEFLFLSHNAFHGEISSSLGNLTTLVDLKLGSNQLEGEIPNSLGNLCKLTAIDLSSNNFRGRVSAIFESLSRCSSGQIYYLDLLDNNFSGHLSDQLESFKNLRYLYLSNNSISGPVPVSLGNLSLLEELAIDNNSFEGVVSEVHFTNLTRLINFFANENSLTLKTSPDWLPPFQLSILTLSSLHLDPSELPAWLKSQKHLSALNMSNTGISGTIPIWFWNIYSNDAYFVDLSRNQLSGEIPNIVSANWPKQQRFDPQVSGILIDLRSNQFNGSLPLVSSAMSTLDLSNSSFSGTLSHLLCDRSDVPKNLLVLHLGNNLLTGEIPDCRLHWPNLTVVNLEDNKLTGKIPSSIGDLISLQSLHLRNNKLSGELPVSLQNCEQLLLLDLGGNKFAGSFPLWFGQSLVVLSLRSNQFHGAIPYKLCSLTNLQILDLAHNNISGTIPRCFQNLSSMANTSSSEGLTSIQFLDASFFGFGLFGESYTETAVFVTKGREVNYNTMLRLVASLDLSNNMLTGEIPEELTSLISLQTLNLSDNLLTGRIPSKIGDMRMLESLDLSMNQLCGEVSPSISNLTFLNYLNLSYNNLIGQIPKGTQLQSFDMSSYAGNKLCGPPLEECHSTKEAMPPVGDEKHGEGHLLEDGGFYLSLGLGFAFGFWIVLGSLLSNVPWSNALSQFQNIIVKKLYAVIVKRH